The genomic window CCTTCAGCTCCGCCGTGAAGGGCGCGTAGAGGCGCAAGATGTTGCCGATCTTGTCTTCCTTGTCGGCGGCCGATTCGAGCGTCTTCGCCACGCCCTTGAGGGGGCCTGCGCCGGTCTTCTTGAGGAGGCCGGCCACACCGCGAAGGCCGCGAGCGATGGCCGGTGAGCTCATGCGTTCGAAGTCGGTGGCCGAGACGTCGTAGGGCTCGTAGTGGGCCTGGATGAGATCGAAGAGCGCGCTCTTGCCGCCGCCCTTTTGGTAGTGCTTGCGCTTGTAGAGGCCGACGAGCTCACCGAAACGCGCGGCGGTGCAGGGGTTGGTGTCCGACGAACCGTATTGATAGACGGGCTTCTGCGTGCCATCGAGCAGCTCGCCGAGGCTCATGATCATGCCGGCGCAGACCATGTCGCTCGGAATGAAGTCGAGCGGGACGTGCGTCAGCGGCAGGATCATGTGGCCCTTCATGGCCAGGTAGATCATGGGCACACTGGTGCTGATGCCCTCGTTCCATCCGGGGAACGGATAAGCGACGGTGCTCTCGCAGCAGGCCGGCCGCACGATGGTGAAGGGCAGCCCCGAGAGGGCGATGACCTGTTCACCGATGCTCTTCGTGTACGTGTAGATGTTGGGCCAGCCCCAGTGGGTCGCTCGGTCCGTGCCGGACTCGATGAGGCGGTCGGCGACGAACCTTCGCTTCACCTTCTTGAACTCGTCGGCGAAGGCGGCGCCTTCGGTGGGTTCGCTTCGCGCGAGCAGGTTCTTCCGCGCTTGCTCTTCAAACTCGCTCTGACGGAACGCGTCGTCGGCTCGATGTTTCGCCTGCGCGATGAGGTCGAGGCACTCGGCGATCTCGCGATCGGGATCCCACAGCTCAACGCCGAGCTCACCGGCGCGGGGAAACGGGACTTCGCTCGGGTGCACCTCGGCGATGGGGCCGGGGCGCTTGCCGGCCACATAACAGGTGCTCGTGTGCATCAGCGGCACGGGGCGCCGCGGCACGCCGGGCCTCGCGCGCGCAGGACCGAGCGCGCGCGCCATGGCCACGAGGTTCTGGCAACCGAAGGCGTTGGCATCGAGCGATTCGTCGAGCGGCGGGCTGAAGTCGACGACGCCGGCGACGTTGACGACCGCGTCGATGGTCCCGTGAAGGTCGCGCAAGAGATCGGCGTCGATGCCCGAGAGCGGACGGCCAGTGTCACCGTCGATGGGCACGACCTTCTCTTTGAGGAACGCCTCAAAGCGGTCACCGTGGGCGTCACGCAACGGGTCGAGCGCCGGCGAGGTCGCCACGTTCTCCCAAAATCGCGCCTCGCTGGTCTTGCCCTTGGAGGACCGGACGAGGAGGTAGATCTTGCCGACCTCCGGGTACCGAGCCAGGAGCATCGACCAGAAGACTTTGCCGAGAAAGCCCGTCCCGCCGAGCACCATGAAGCGAGCGCCGGCGAACTGGCTCGCCAAGTCGAGGGGCCGGAGGGCGGCCTCGGCGCGGCTGTCCAAGAGGGAGCGAGAGGAGATGGGCGCGCGCGGCGGCGGCGCCGCGATTCCGTTGGTTTTGTGCTCGGGAGGCATGCTGCTTGAGGGCTAGGGCGCGGGGCGGAAGCTCGTACACCAGGGTCTTCGCCACCGCAATGAAGCGAGGGCGAGCCGCCGCTGGCCCTCGCTCGGGGCCTCCTTTTGTCGCGGTGCGTCAGGCGCCGGCGCGCGCGAGCAAGACCGCACGCAGCGCCTTTGCCGCCGGCGACAGGCGCTCGAGGCCGCGGTGAACGAGGACGAGCTGACGTCGAATCGGAGCGGGCTTCTTGCGGAGGAGCACGAGGCGTCCCAGCGACAGATCGGTCTCGACGATTCGCCGGCTGAGGAGCGACACGCCGAGGCCGGCGCGGAGCTGCCCTTTCAGGGCAGACGCGCTCGACAGCTCGAGCACGATGCGGGCCTCGGGGAAGTGCCGATCGACGAGCGCCCGCGTCGCCGTTCCTTTGGGGAACGTCAGAAACGGCAGGCCTCGACCGTCGAGGCCGGGTGCATGAACGAGGACGAGCTCGTCGTCGCAAAGGAACTCGCCGCCGGGCAAGGGCCCGCTGACGACCGCCATGTCCACCGCTCCGTCGAGGACGGCGGCCTTCAGCGCGTCTTGCCCTCGCTCGACGAGCTGTAGCCCCAAGGTCGGGTGCTTCCTGCGAAAGGCGGCCACGGCGCTCGGGAGGACGTACGTGATGGCCGTCGTACCAGCACCGAGGCAAACCTCGCCACGCTGAGCGCCGAACACCTCGCGCACCGCGCGCTCTCCCTCCCTTAGCGCGACGAGCGCGCCCCGCGCGTGAG from Myxococcales bacterium includes these protein-coding regions:
- a CDS encoding LysR family transcriptional regulator, producing the protein MLEPLRHFLCVAELGTFTAAARHLHLTQPALTASIQRLERSLGGALFIRGRRGAELTAAGQSLVPHARGALVALREGERAVREVFGAQRGEVCLGAGTTAITYVLPSAVAAFRRKHPTLGLQLVERGQDALKAAVLDGAVDMAVVSGPLPGGEFLCDDELVLVHAPGLDGRGLPFLTFPKGTATRALVDRHFPEARIVLELSSASALKGQLRAGLGVSLLSRRIVETDLSLGRLVLLRKKPAPIRRQLVLVHRGLERLSPAAKALRAVLLARAGA